In Streptomyces sp. TS71-3, the following proteins share a genomic window:
- the hypB gene encoding hydrogenase nickel incorporation protein HypB — protein sequence MCRVVDVRQAVLAENDTLAAALRADLAARGTVLVNLMSSPGSGKTALLECLLRRCTERGATVAALTADLATENDAKRLARAGAPVKQVLTGGLCHLECAQLRAHLDGWLPAGTQVLFVENVGNLVCPAAYDLGENLRVALMSVTEGEDKPLKYPSAFGLAHLVVLAKTDLLAAAEFDTAAFERNVAAVNPGVEIVRTSARRGEGIAALADRVMAVCRGATPHQPLLAERHLSEFGHEHGHGQHGDGREDGGVGRQDGHLDHGHGDHGHEYVDGPEHGHREQGPGTTGAPAGPRRAETAEVR from the coding sequence ATGTGCCGAGTCGTCGATGTCCGGCAGGCGGTACTCGCCGAGAACGACACCCTGGCCGCCGCCCTGCGCGCCGATCTCGCCGCCCGCGGAACGGTCCTGGTCAACCTGATGTCGAGCCCCGGCAGCGGCAAGACCGCGCTGCTGGAGTGCCTGCTGCGGCGCTGCACCGAGCGCGGTGCGACGGTCGCCGCGCTCACCGCCGACCTCGCCACGGAGAACGACGCCAAGCGCCTCGCCCGTGCCGGGGCCCCGGTCAAGCAGGTGCTGACCGGCGGGCTGTGCCACCTGGAGTGCGCGCAGTTGCGGGCACATCTCGACGGCTGGCTCCCGGCCGGCACTCAGGTGCTGTTCGTGGAGAACGTCGGCAACCTCGTCTGCCCGGCCGCCTACGACCTCGGTGAGAACCTGCGGGTGGCACTGATGTCGGTCACGGAGGGCGAGGACAAGCCCCTCAAGTACCCGTCCGCCTTCGGCCTCGCCCACCTGGTGGTGCTCGCCAAGACGGACCTGCTGGCCGCGGCCGAGTTCGACACCGCCGCGTTCGAGCGCAACGTCGCGGCCGTCAACCCCGGGGTGGAGATCGTCAGGACGTCGGCCCGCCGCGGCGAGGGGATCGCAGCGCTCGCGGACCGGGTGATGGCGGTGTGCCGGGGCGCGACGCCCCATCAGCCGCTGCTCGCGGAGCGGCACCTGAGCGAGTTCGGGCACGAGCACGGGCACGGGCAGCACGGGGACGGGCGCGAGGACGGGGGCGTGGGCCGCCAGGACGGCCACCTGGACCACGGGCACGGAGACCACGGGCACGAGTATGTCGACGGGCCGGAGCACGGGCACCGCGAGCAGGGTCCCGGCACCACGGGCGCGCCGGCCGGCCCGCGGCGGGCCGAGACCGCGGAGGTCCGGTAG
- a CDS encoding hydrogenase maturation nickel metallochaperone HypA: MHELSIATALVDRAEEVARRHGDRAVTAVRIRVGELAGVVPDALRFSFGLAAAGTAAAAAVLHVEDVRARARCEPCDTTFAVGTPPFLWCPRCELPASGVVSGRELEITAVELEQGAP, encoded by the coding sequence ATGCACGAGTTGTCGATCGCCACGGCCCTCGTCGATCGGGCCGAGGAGGTGGCGCGGCGGCACGGCGACCGGGCCGTGACGGCGGTGCGGATCAGGGTCGGCGAGCTGGCGGGCGTGGTCCCGGACGCGCTGCGGTTCTCGTTCGGCCTGGCGGCTGCGGGCACGGCGGCCGCCGCTGCGGTGCTGCACGTCGAGGACGTCCGGGCGCGGGCGCGCTGCGAGCCGTGCGACACCACGTTCGCGGTGGGCACTCCCCCGTTCCTGTGGTGCCCACGGTGCGAGCTGCCCGCCTCGGGCGTGGTGAGCGGCCGGGAGCTGGAGATCACCGCCGTCGAACTGGAGCAAGGAGCCCCCTGA
- a CDS encoding hydrogenase maturation protein, producing MRILLIASAFNSLTQRVHAELRDRGHTVSHAVVHDAGAIRVAADRYDPKLIIAPMLRIAVPEDVWSRRTCLIVHPGPPGDRGPSSLDWAIQEGQAAWGVTVLQANGDFDAGDIWASASFPMPAAAKSDIYRGEVADAALEAVMLAVGRFSSGSYRPRPQQDLQVRTRSALGQSRRRIDWKEDSTASVLRALRAADSRPGVLTELLGEEWYLHGGHPEDQLRGRPGTLLATRAQAICRATADGAVWIPQLRPRRVPGGPATFRLPATLALDDRLPPLPEVPAPLEMPPSRRTFSEIRYHEDRGVGFVRFAFPGGAMSTVQCRRLLAAYRFACTRPTRVLVLGGARDFFSNGIHLGVIEAAGNPADASWANVQAMNDVVEAVLTTTDRLVVAALPGNAAAGGVMLALAADEVWCRSGTVLNPHYKLMGLPGSEYWTYTLPRRVGPETTENLTRDTQPVSATAARRLGLVDQVLLSTPSAFAAQVATRAAELADDPRTHQRITDKKKTRARDEAIKPLVTYRNEELAMMRRVIYDPSAPYHALRRAFVRKEAPPGPRRGRAAVAPSGGHEQPRSIL from the coding sequence GTGCGGATCCTGCTCATCGCAAGCGCGTTCAACAGCCTGACCCAGCGGGTCCACGCCGAGCTGCGCGACCGGGGACACACCGTCTCCCACGCCGTGGTGCACGACGCCGGCGCCATCCGGGTCGCGGCCGACCGGTACGACCCGAAACTGATCATCGCCCCGATGCTGCGGATCGCCGTTCCCGAGGACGTCTGGTCCCGCCGCACCTGCCTGATCGTGCACCCGGGGCCACCCGGCGACCGGGGACCCTCCTCGCTCGACTGGGCGATCCAGGAGGGGCAGGCCGCGTGGGGCGTCACGGTGCTCCAGGCGAACGGCGACTTCGACGCCGGAGACATCTGGGCATCCGCCTCCTTCCCGATGCCGGCGGCGGCCAAGAGCGACATCTACCGCGGGGAGGTGGCCGACGCGGCGCTGGAGGCGGTGATGCTCGCCGTGGGCCGGTTCTCCTCCGGCTCCTACCGGCCGCGCCCGCAGCAGGACCTTCAGGTGCGCACCCGTTCCGCCCTCGGCCAGTCCAGGCGCCGCATCGACTGGAAGGAGGACAGCACCGCCTCGGTGCTGCGCGCCCTGCGTGCCGCCGACTCGCGGCCGGGCGTCCTCACCGAGCTGCTGGGCGAGGAGTGGTACCTGCACGGCGGCCACCCGGAGGACCAGCTGCGCGGCCGGCCCGGCACCCTGCTGGCCACCCGCGCGCAGGCGATCTGCCGGGCCACGGCGGACGGTGCGGTGTGGATCCCGCAGCTCAGGCCCCGCCGCGTGCCCGGCGGCCCCGCCACCTTCCGGCTGCCCGCCACCCTGGCGCTGGACGACAGGCTGCCGCCGCTGCCGGAGGTGCCGGCGCCGCTGGAGATGCCCCCGAGCCGCCGCACCTTCAGCGAGATCCGCTACCACGAGGACCGCGGCGTCGGCTTCGTCAGGTTCGCCTTCCCCGGCGGCGCCATGAGCACCGTGCAGTGCCGCAGGCTGCTCGCCGCCTACCGGTTCGCCTGCACCCGGCCCACCCGGGTGCTGGTGCTCGGCGGCGCCCGGGACTTCTTCTCCAACGGCATCCACCTCGGCGTCATCGAGGCCGCGGGCAATCCGGCGGACGCGTCGTGGGCCAACGTGCAGGCCATGAACGACGTGGTGGAGGCCGTGCTCACCACCACCGACCGGCTGGTCGTCGCCGCGCTGCCCGGCAACGCGGCCGCCGGCGGCGTGATGCTCGCCCTCGCCGCCGACGAGGTGTGGTGCAGGTCCGGCACGGTGCTCAACCCGCACTACAAGCTGATGGGCCTGCCCGGCTCCGAGTACTGGACCTACACCCTGCCGCGCCGCGTGGGCCCGGAGACCACCGAGAACCTCACCCGCGACACCCAGCCGGTCAGCGCCACCGCCGCGCGCCGTCTCGGCCTGGTGGACCAGGTCCTTCTCAGCACGCCGAGCGCGTTCGCGGCCCAGGTCGCCACCCGCGCCGCCGAACTGGCCGACGACCCCCGCACCCACCAGCGCATCACCGACAAGAAGAAGACCAGGGCGCGCGACGAGGCCATCAAACCGCTCGTGACGTACCGGAACGAGGAACTGGCCATGATGCGCCGCGTCATCTACGACCCCTCCGCCCCCTACCACGCCCTGCGCCGCGCGTTCGTCCGCAAGGAGGCCCCGCCGGGGCCCCGGCGGGGCCGTGCCGCCGTTGCGCCATCCGGGGGGCACGAGCAGCCGAGGTCCATCTTGTAG
- a CDS encoding hydrogenase expression protein HypE: protein MQTEEATSTEPATPAPGLDEVHILWTSEGMSCDGDTVSVTAATLPSLEDVLLGAVPGLPKVHLHNKVLAYETGEDFLTPFRRAAEGNLGPFVLVVEGSIPNEEINGEGYWSAMGNDPETGEPMTLNRWIDMLAPKAWAVVAIGTCATYGGIHAMAGNPTGCMGLADYLGWDFRSAGDLPIINVPGCPVQPDNFTETLLWVLHQAAGLAPTIPLDDQLRPTWLFGKTVHEGCDRAAYYEQGDFAKDYNSPKCQVKVGCWGPVVNCNVTKRGWMDGLGGCPNVGGICIGCTMPGFPDKFMPFMDEPPGGTVSSGLMGIYGPFIRTLRSVTNATVNKEPRWRHREPVLTSGYQPRWTGRD from the coding sequence ATGCAGACCGAAGAAGCCACGTCGACCGAACCCGCCACGCCGGCCCCCGGCCTGGACGAAGTGCACATCCTCTGGACCTCCGAGGGCATGAGCTGCGACGGCGACACCGTCTCCGTGACCGCCGCCACCCTGCCCAGCCTGGAGGACGTCCTGCTCGGCGCCGTCCCCGGCCTGCCCAAGGTCCACCTGCACAACAAGGTCCTCGCCTACGAGACGGGCGAGGACTTCCTCACCCCGTTCCGCCGGGCGGCCGAGGGCAATCTGGGCCCGTTCGTCCTCGTCGTCGAGGGCTCCATCCCGAACGAGGAGATCAACGGCGAGGGCTACTGGTCGGCGATGGGCAACGACCCCGAGACCGGCGAGCCCATGACCCTCAACCGGTGGATCGACATGCTCGCGCCCAAGGCGTGGGCGGTCGTCGCGATCGGGACCTGCGCCACCTACGGCGGCATCCACGCCATGGCGGGCAACCCCACCGGATGCATGGGCCTCGCGGACTACCTCGGCTGGGACTTCCGCTCCGCCGGCGACCTGCCGATCATCAACGTGCCCGGCTGCCCCGTCCAGCCGGACAACTTCACCGAGACCCTGCTGTGGGTGCTGCACCAGGCGGCCGGCCTCGCTCCCACCATCCCGCTCGACGACCAGCTCCGCCCGACCTGGCTGTTCGGCAAGACCGTCCACGAGGGCTGCGACCGCGCCGCGTACTACGAGCAGGGCGACTTCGCCAAGGACTACAACTCGCCCAAGTGCCAGGTGAAGGTGGGCTGCTGGGGCCCGGTGGTCAACTGCAACGTCACCAAGCGCGGCTGGATGGACGGCCTCGGCGGCTGCCCCAACGTCGGCGGCATCTGCATCGGCTGCACCATGCCCGGATTCCCCGACAAGTTCATGCCGTTCATGGACGAGCCGCCCGGCGGCACCGTGTCCTCCGGACTGATGGGCATCTACGGGCCCTTCATCCGCACCCTGCGCTCGGTCACCAACGCCACCGTGAACAAGGAACCCAGGTGGCGCCACCGGGAGCCCGTGCTCACCAGCGGATACCAGCCGCGCTGGACGGGACGCGACTGA
- a CDS encoding nickel-dependent hydrogenase large subunit: MTDVAFDPITRIIGNLGIYTKIDFPAREVVECRSTSSLFRGYSVFMKGKDPRDAHFITSRICGICGDNHATCSLYAQQMAYGVKPPPLAEWIVNLGEAAEFMFDHTIFQDNLVFVDYCERMVRETNPGVLEQAERTAAPRGDQHGFKTIADILRSFNPFEGQTYKEALQLSRLTREMCCLMEGRHVHPSTLYPGGVGTVATPQVFTDYLVRLMRAMDFIKRAVAMNDDVFDFWYEALPGYDQVGRRRTMLACWGTFQDPDVVDYDYRNMNDWGKAMFVTPGIIVDNEIVTNDLVDINLGMRILLGSSYYDDWTAEETYVDKDPLGNPVDKRHPWNQTTVPKPQKRDLDGGKYSWVMSPRWYDRRSGDHLALDTGGGPIARLWSTALSNKVRTPYVRSTGHSVEIDLPKTPSSPEVRLKWTPPPFPNTLERNRARMYFVAYAAGMALYFVERALAEVRAGRTKVFEDFKVPKEAIGVGFHEAVRGVLSHHLVIRDRKIANYHPYPPTPWNASPRDSYGTPGPYEDAVQGMTIFEENGRENFKGIDIMRTVRSFDPCLPCGVHMYLGGGKTVTQSHSPTLGTLA, encoded by the coding sequence CTGACCGACGTTGCGTTCGATCCCATCACCCGGATCATCGGCAACCTCGGCATCTACACCAAGATCGATTTCCCGGCCCGGGAGGTCGTGGAGTGCCGCAGCACCTCGTCCCTCTTCCGCGGCTACAGCGTCTTCATGAAGGGCAAGGACCCGCGCGACGCCCACTTCATCACCAGCCGCATCTGCGGCATCTGCGGTGACAACCACGCCACCTGCTCGCTGTACGCGCAGCAGATGGCCTACGGCGTCAAGCCCCCGCCGCTCGCCGAGTGGATCGTCAACCTCGGCGAGGCCGCAGAGTTCATGTTCGACCACACGATCTTCCAGGACAACCTGGTCTTCGTCGACTACTGCGAGCGGATGGTCAGGGAGACCAACCCCGGCGTCCTCGAACAGGCCGAGCGCACCGCGGCCCCGCGCGGCGACCAGCACGGGTTCAAGACCATCGCCGACATCCTGCGCTCCTTCAACCCCTTCGAGGGCCAGACCTACAAGGAGGCCCTCCAGCTGAGCCGGCTCACCCGGGAGATGTGCTGCCTGATGGAGGGCCGGCACGTGCACCCGTCCACGCTCTACCCGGGCGGCGTGGGCACGGTCGCCACCCCGCAGGTCTTCACGGACTACCTGGTGCGCCTGATGCGCGCGATGGACTTCATCAAGCGCGCCGTCGCCATGAACGACGACGTCTTCGACTTCTGGTACGAGGCGCTGCCCGGCTACGACCAGGTGGGCCGCCGCCGCACCATGCTGGCCTGCTGGGGCACGTTCCAGGACCCGGACGTGGTCGACTACGACTACCGGAACATGAACGACTGGGGCAAGGCGATGTTCGTCACCCCGGGCATCATCGTCGACAACGAGATCGTCACCAACGACCTCGTCGACATCAACCTGGGCATGCGCATCCTGCTCGGCAGCTCCTACTACGACGACTGGACGGCCGAGGAGACCTACGTCGACAAGGACCCGCTGGGCAACCCCGTCGACAAGCGCCACCCCTGGAACCAGACCACCGTCCCCAAGCCGCAGAAGCGCGACCTGGACGGCGGCAAGTACAGCTGGGTGATGAGCCCCCGCTGGTACGACCGGCGCAGCGGCGACCATCTCGCCCTCGACACCGGCGGCGGCCCCATCGCCCGCCTGTGGTCGACGGCGCTGTCCAACAAGGTCCGCACCCCCTACGTGCGCTCCACCGGGCACAGCGTCGAGATCGACCTGCCGAAGACGCCGTCCAGCCCCGAGGTGCGCCTTAAGTGGACCCCGCCGCCGTTCCCCAACACGCTGGAGCGCAACCGCGCCCGGATGTACTTCGTGGCCTACGCCGCCGGCATGGCCCTCTACTTCGTGGAGCGCGCCCTGGCCGAGGTGCGCGCCGGGCGCACCAAGGTCTTCGAGGACTTCAAGGTGCCCAAGGAGGCCATCGGCGTCGGCTTCCACGAGGCCGTGCGCGGCGTCCTCTCGCACCACCTCGTCATCCGCGACCGCAAGATCGCCAACTACCACCCGTACCCGCCCACCCCCTGGAACGCCAGCCCCCGCGACAGCTACGGGACCCCGGGACCCTACGAGGACGCCGTGCAGGGCATGACGATCTTCGAGGAGAACGGGCGGGAGAACTTCAAGGGCATCGACATCATGCGCACGGTCCGGAGCTTCGACCCCTGCCTGCCGTGCGGCGTGCACATGTACCTCGGCGGCGGGAAGACCGTCACCCAGAGCCACAGTCCCACGCTCGGCACCCTGGCCTGA
- a CDS encoding NifU family protein, producing MSLDDGELRTHVARTEALLSALHDLPDLATRSRALDAVHALVTLYGACLERMLRHTGEDTARALAADELVGHLLLVHELHPDPPATRIRRALADLPGHPGAELAELDGTTARVRVRASGCGSGGCGSTTDGTREQVEAAIAWAAPEVERVELSEDTPASRTTETLIPVEALLRPAALGGGAR from the coding sequence ATGTCCCTCGACGACGGCGAGCTGCGCACCCATGTGGCGCGCACCGAGGCCCTGCTCTCAGCTCTGCACGACCTGCCGGACCTCGCCACCCGCTCCCGGGCCCTGGACGCCGTGCACGCCCTGGTCACGCTCTACGGCGCCTGCCTGGAGCGCATGCTGCGGCACACCGGCGAGGACACCGCCCGCGCACTCGCCGCCGACGAACTCGTCGGCCACCTGCTCCTGGTGCACGAGCTGCACCCCGACCCGCCCGCCACCCGGATCCGCCGCGCGCTCGCCGACCTGCCGGGCCACCCCGGCGCCGAACTCGCCGAGCTGGACGGCACCACCGCCCGGGTGCGGGTGCGCGCCTCGGGGTGCGGTTCGGGCGGCTGCGGTTCCACGACCGACGGGACGCGGGAGCAGGTGGAGGCGGCGATCGCCTGGGCCGCCCCGGAGGTCGAGCGGGTGGAACTGTCCGAGGACACACCGGCGTCCCGCACCACCGAGACGCTGATCCCCGTGGAGGCACTGCTGCGCCCGGCGGCCCTGGGCGGCGGTGCGCGGTGA
- a CDS encoding DUF5947 family protein: MTPPARLAAPALRDLARRPLPDPPPAQERCDVCAQEVPAEHRHLLDPAADAILCACQACALLFTVEDASARTEEHVPAGRAVGEPAPVPAAAPTDRAVDGTTEREPAGSGGRTSGRVVHGPRYRLIPRRRLRLPDTAVDDLGWAALRVPVSLAFFVPAVPPGQGATVGHPGPLGVTRSAVDPETWARVTARHPVLATLAPGTEALLVDRSRDRREHWIVPLDDCYRLVAVLRTQWKGFTGGAEAQEHVRRFLAGLDPSVPDDRAPGTVRRGLEGEGKGHD, encoded by the coding sequence GTGACGCCACCCGCACGGCTCGCCGCTCCGGCCCTGCGCGACCTCGCCCGCCGGCCGCTCCCGGACCCGCCCCCGGCGCAGGAGCGCTGCGACGTGTGCGCCCAGGAGGTGCCGGCCGAGCACCGCCACCTTCTGGACCCGGCGGCCGACGCGATCCTGTGCGCGTGCCAGGCCTGCGCCCTGCTCTTCACGGTGGAGGACGCGTCGGCGCGCACGGAGGAGCACGTGCCGGCGGGGCGCGCCGTCGGCGAACCGGCGCCGGTGCCCGCCGCCGCTCCAACGGACCGTGCCGTCGACGGCACGACCGAGCGGGAGCCCGCCGGGAGCGGCGGTCGCACCAGCGGCCGGGTGGTGCACGGGCCGCGCTACCGGCTGATCCCCCGGCGCCGCCTGCGGCTCCCGGACACGGCCGTGGACGACCTCGGCTGGGCCGCCCTGCGCGTGCCCGTCTCCCTCGCCTTCTTCGTGCCCGCCGTGCCGCCCGGACAAGGGGCGACGGTCGGCCACCCGGGCCCGCTCGGCGTCACCCGGTCCGCCGTCGACCCGGAGACCTGGGCCCGCGTCACCGCCCGCCACCCGGTGTTGGCCACGCTCGCGCCGGGCACCGAGGCACTGCTCGTCGACCGCTCAAGGGACCGGCGCGAGCACTGGATCGTGCCCCTCGACGACTGCTACCGGCTGGTCGCCGTGCTGCGCACGCAGTGGAAGGGGTTCACCGGGGGAGCGGAGGCGCAGGAGCACGTGCGGCGCTTCCTGGCGGGCCTCGACCCGTCCGTACCGGACGACCGCGCCCCCGGCACGGTCCGAAGGGGACTCGAAGGAGAAGGGAAAGGCCATGACTGA
- a CDS encoding DUF6084 family protein: protein MTAPQPTTSGPGPAERGPGAPDARAAAAGARPDIPHLAFAVTGVRPLEHAAVPTLALRLALTRTGGGPVRSVLLTTAIRIDAARGPHEHADRAALAPLFGQPEQWATSMRPLTWAQLTTVVPAFDERTQVDLPVPCTGDTEQAVRTYFRAVHDADVPLELLFTGTVFHADGAGRLATARIPWDTEATCRLPAALWHGLTERYYGPGRWLRLGGRTAERLDAYGAAHGLLDADRGVAALLDAAAASAEIEEAAWTR, encoded by the coding sequence ATGACGGCACCGCAGCCCACCACGTCCGGCCCCGGGCCCGCCGAGCGCGGGCCCGGGGCCCCGGACGCGCGCGCCGCCGCGGCCGGGGCCCGCCCCGACATCCCGCACCTGGCGTTCGCGGTCACCGGTGTCCGGCCGCTCGAGCACGCCGCCGTGCCGACACTCGCGCTGCGGCTGGCCCTCACCCGCACCGGCGGCGGCCCGGTGCGCTCCGTGCTGCTCACCACCGCGATCCGCATCGACGCCGCCCGGGGCCCGCACGAGCACGCCGACCGGGCAGCCCTCGCCCCGCTCTTCGGGCAGCCCGAGCAGTGGGCCACGAGCATGCGCCCGCTGACGTGGGCCCAGCTCACCACCGTCGTCCCGGCGTTCGACGAGCGGACCCAGGTCGACCTGCCGGTGCCCTGCACCGGCGACACCGAGCAGGCCGTGCGCACCTACTTCCGTGCCGTGCACGACGCCGACGTACCGCTGGAGCTGCTGTTCACCGGCACGGTCTTCCACGCCGACGGGGCCGGCCGGCTGGCCACCGCCCGGATCCCCTGGGACACGGAAGCCACCTGCCGGCTGCCCGCCGCGCTCTGGCACGGCCTGACGGAGCGCTACTACGGCCCCGGGCGGTGGCTGCGGCTGGGCGGACGGACCGCCGAGCGGCTCGACGCCTACGGGGCGGCGCACGGCCTGCTGGACGCCGACCGGGGCGTGGCCGCCCTGCTCGACGCGGCCGCCGCATCCGCCGAGATCGAGGAGGCGGCATGGACACGCTAG
- a CDS encoding hydrogenase maturation protease, with translation MTPRSAQPPAGRTDAGERPARSVTVDGVPLTRGSRVRLRPRARGDVLDSALTGRLAEVDAVEEDKEGRTHLAVTLEADEGRHFTTGLGHRFFFAPEEVEPAGPPDERPTRLLVAGIGNVFLADDAFGPEVITALGTNPEGLPPGVQAADFGIRGLDLAYRLLDGYDAVVLVDAAPRGGRPGTLYLIEPDAGPDEDPAAGAAPEAHGMDPVRVLALAGRLAGDSCTPLPRVVVLGCEPLVRVRGDEPDVTVGLSEPVRAAVGEAVALLDRVTGVLLRDPRAALDGLPAPAARAEPVPQGTRRAPQGPTPTG, from the coding sequence ATGACCCCACGCAGCGCACAGCCCCCCGCCGGGCGCACCGACGCCGGGGAGCGGCCGGCGCGGTCCGTGACCGTGGACGGTGTCCCGCTGACCCGCGGCAGCCGGGTGCGGCTGCGTCCCCGCGCGCGGGGCGACGTCCTGGACTCGGCGCTGACCGGCCGGCTTGCGGAGGTCGACGCCGTCGAGGAGGACAAGGAGGGCCGCACCCATCTCGCCGTGACCCTGGAGGCGGACGAGGGCCGCCACTTCACCACGGGCCTCGGGCACCGGTTCTTCTTCGCACCCGAGGAGGTCGAGCCCGCGGGACCGCCGGACGAGCGCCCCACGCGTCTGCTGGTGGCCGGGATCGGCAACGTGTTCCTCGCCGACGACGCGTTCGGCCCCGAGGTCATCACCGCGCTGGGCACGAACCCCGAGGGGCTGCCGCCCGGGGTGCAGGCGGCGGACTTCGGCATCCGCGGCCTGGACCTGGCCTACCGGCTCCTGGACGGCTACGACGCCGTCGTCCTCGTGGACGCCGCACCGCGCGGCGGGCGCCCCGGCACGCTGTACCTGATCGAGCCGGACGCCGGCCCGGACGAGGACCCGGCGGCCGGTGCCGCGCCGGAGGCGCACGGCATGGACCCGGTCCGGGTCCTCGCGCTCGCCGGCCGTCTCGCGGGGGACTCGTGCACGCCCCTGCCCCGTGTCGTGGTGCTCGGTTGCGAGCCCCTGGTGCGGGTGCGCGGCGACGAACCGGACGTCACCGTCGGCCTCAGCGAGCCGGTCCGGGCGGCGGTCGGCGAGGCGGTGGCGCTGCTCGACCGCGTGACCGGAGTCCTGCTGCGGGACCCGCGGGCGGCCCTGGACGGCCTGCCCGCCCCCGCGGCCCGTGCCGAGCCCGTCCCACAGGGCACACGGCGCGCACCGCAAGGCCCCACCCCCACAGGGTAA
- a CDS encoding enoyl-CoA hydratase produces the protein MTHSTEPETPRVHWAKHPVPGTGAHAAHLTLANPRQRNALTLRMYDELESACEEIDADDEVRLTVVRGAGEAAFAAGTDIREFRAVTSGEDGVAYEHRVGRAVGRLAGLRMPAVAVVQGPAVGAGLVVAASCDLVVCTPDAVFGAPIGRSLGNCLSPTAIARLYAGLGRARTLRALLTARLIPAAEAHEAGFVTEVVEPGRLDDRVGELAADIARCAPLTLAAIKEADRRVLAAADPGHGDDLYEMCYGSRDFHEGVTAFLGKRAPRWQGR, from the coding sequence ATGACGCACTCCACCGAGCCCGAGACCCCCCGGGTGCACTGGGCCAAGCACCCGGTTCCCGGCACCGGCGCGCACGCCGCCCACCTCACCCTGGCCAACCCCCGCCAGCGCAACGCCCTCACGCTGCGGATGTACGACGAGCTGGAGAGCGCCTGCGAGGAGATCGACGCCGACGACGAGGTGCGGCTCACGGTGGTGCGGGGCGCCGGCGAGGCCGCGTTCGCCGCGGGCACCGACATCCGCGAGTTCCGGGCCGTCACCTCGGGGGAAGACGGTGTGGCCTACGAGCACCGCGTCGGCCGCGCGGTGGGCCGCCTGGCCGGCCTGCGGATGCCCGCGGTGGCCGTGGTCCAGGGGCCGGCGGTGGGCGCGGGACTCGTCGTCGCCGCCTCCTGCGACCTGGTGGTGTGCACCCCGGACGCGGTGTTCGGTGCCCCGATCGGACGCTCCCTCGGCAACTGCCTGTCGCCGACCGCCATCGCCCGGCTGTACGCGGGCCTCGGCCGGGCGCGGACGCTGCGCGCCCTGCTCACCGCCCGGCTGATCCCGGCCGCGGAGGCGCACGAGGCGGGCTTCGTCACGGAGGTGGTCGAGCCCGGCCGCCTCGACGACCGGGTCGGCGAACTGGCCGCGGATATCGCCCGCTGCGCCCCGCTGACGCTGGCGGCGATCAAGGAGGCCGACCGGCGCGTGCTGGCCGCGGCCGACCCCGGCCACGGCGACGACCTGTACGAGATGTGCTACGGCAGCCGGGACTTCCACGAGGGCGTCACCGCGTTCCTCGGCAAGCGCGCCCCGCGGTGGCAGGGAAGATAG
- a CDS encoding MbtH family protein — MNAFDDADAEFQVLINDEGQHSLWPLSVEAPGGWRVVRERDSRAACLAYIEEHWTDIRPRSTITATKS; from the coding sequence GTGAACGCCTTCGACGATGCGGATGCCGAGTTCCAGGTGCTGATCAACGACGAGGGCCAGCACTCCCTGTGGCCGCTCTCCGTGGAGGCACCCGGGGGGTGGCGCGTCGTGCGCGAGCGCGACAGCCGTGCCGCGTGCCTGGCCTACATCGAGGAGCACTGGACGGACATCCGGCCCCGGAGCACGATCACGGCGACGAAGAGCTGA
- a CDS encoding LuxR C-terminal-related transcriptional regulator has translation MPIAEAAMQQFSVVLLVDSEVLRRGLNSLLAQIPQVTSVTEWPEDWSGHVKAEARIVLATPQQWRRCAEEGLFDTDRDRPFVLLVGDDVRSREISLHGDLPCDGVISLADATARSIETALHRVVAGEIPMPARLARELLASSRGKVHRSAAGLSVAFTARKKETLGLLAQGFSNKQIAKALGISSHGVKRLVGAVLLKLGAPNRTTAVIMAINEGIV, from the coding sequence ATGCCTATTGCAGAAGCCGCCATGCAGCAGTTCTCCGTTGTGCTGCTGGTGGATTCAGAGGTGCTCCGCCGGGGTCTGAATTCGCTACTCGCCCAGATCCCCCAGGTCACCTCGGTGACGGAGTGGCCCGAGGACTGGTCCGGCCACGTGAAGGCGGAGGCACGCATCGTCCTGGCGACCCCTCAGCAGTGGAGGCGGTGTGCCGAGGAGGGGCTGTTCGACACCGACCGGGACAGGCCGTTCGTCCTGCTGGTCGGCGACGACGTACGCAGCCGGGAGATCTCGCTGCACGGGGACCTGCCGTGCGACGGTGTCATCTCCCTGGCCGACGCCACCGCCCGGTCGATCGAGACCGCCCTGCACCGGGTGGTCGCCGGCGAGATCCCCATGCCCGCGCGGCTGGCCCGGGAGTTGCTGGCCTCCAGCCGTGGCAAGGTGCACCGCTCGGCCGCGGGCCTGTCGGTCGCGTTCACGGCGCGGAAGAAGGAGACGCTGGGTCTGCTGGCCCAGGGATTCAGCAACAAGCAGATAGCGAAGGCGCTCGGGATCTCCTCGCACGGTGTGAAGCGCCTGGTGGGTGCGGTCCTGCTGAAGCTGGGCGCCCCCAACAGAACCACCGCCGTCATCATGGCGATCAACGAAGGCATCGTATGA